AGGGTGAGCGCCTTGTACACGTGGCGCCAGTTCTTGCCGTGGTCGTTCAGCCGCCGCCACACCATGCTCATGATCTCGGAGAAGGCCACGACATTGTAGGTCAAGTCGGCAATCTCGCACATCAGCGAGCTGGAGGGGCCCCAGGGATCATTGGAGGTGGCCTCCCGCACTTTGATCTCCGCCTCGGAGTAATTGTGCACAATGTTCTTGACTTGACGGCGCAGCGAGGAAGTCGACATggtcttgtgggggggggggggggggggagggggagggaggggggagggagggtcccGGGAGAGGGGAGCGAATCAGGAGACGGAAGTTTGCAAAGCTGTTGGGAGTCGTCGATGTCTTGTCCGAGGTCTCGAGGCGGGGGACAGCaaagggggcgggag
The window above is part of the Pristiophorus japonicus isolate sPriJap1 unplaced genomic scaffold, sPriJap1.hap1 HAP1_SCAFFOLD_3833, whole genome shotgun sequence genome. Proteins encoded here:
- the LOC139250511 gene encoding epsin-1-like, whose translation is MSTSSLRRQVKNIVHNYSEAEIKVREATSNDPWGPSSSLMCEIADLTYNVVAFSEIMSMVWRRLNDHGKNWRHVYKALTLAEYLIKTGSERVTQQCRENIYAVQTLKDFQYVDRDGKDQGVNVREKAKQLVALLKDDEKLKEERAHALKTKEKLAQVST